Sequence from the Ochrobactrum sp. Marseille-Q0166 genome:
CTTACCCTGCTTTATCGTTGTATTGCGTGTCTTTTTGAATTTTCATCTGCGACGAATGCGAACGCTCTGGGCTCGTCATTTTTGCATCTGAGAGCGGAGCCATGCAAAAACATAAAAATGCTCTTTAAATGGAAAAAGGAAGGCATCGTAGAATTCAGATGCCCCAGATCAAACCCGGAAAGCGCAGATTTTTGGGATAGGTGAAGCTGCTCGTGTGAAAGCTGAAAACTCGGCATTCATCGAGCTACACCGGAGTCTGGCGCCGTTTCCTCTTTCAGCCAGTGGATGAAATCGCGCACTGGCTGCCGCCTGGCAGCATCGGGCAGAGTTACCGCATAATATGCGAACTCTGCCGGCCATGGCCGATCCAGTGCAAGCGCCAAACGTCCGGAGGCGATTTCTTCGGCAGCATAGACATCCCGCACGAGGGCGAGCCCCTGACCGGCAATTGCCGCGCGAACAAGCATATAATCATCCTCAAAGGATGGGCCACGCTCTGCGCGAGGATCATCTGCTACGCCAACAGCTTTAAACCACAGATGCCAATCGGCCCGATCAGAATCCTGAAGCAGCGGCCAGCCGAGGCAGTCCACAGGTTCCTTTATCGGTGGCCGTGTGCCCAGCAACTTCGGACTTGCGACCGGCAAAAAGACCGGGGCCATCAGATGTTCGGATACAAGGCCAGGGTAATGGCCTAGCCCGTGCCGGATGGCGATATCTACACGGTCGCGTCCAAGGTCGACGAGCTTTGATGTAGCCTCTACGCGAACCTCAATATCCGGTTGCCGGGCGGTGAACCTGCCAAGCCGAGGCACCAACCAAGACGCAGCGAATGACGGCACCGTGCTGATGGTCAACGTCGGACGCGTATTGATTGCCTCCAGCGTCTCTAGGCTCTTTGCGATCTGGTCGAAGGCGACAAGCAGACCTGGATGAACCTTTGCCCCTGCCTCGGTCAGTCGCACCCCGTAGCGCGTGCGCGTGAACAGTGTGACGCCGAGGCGATCTTCCAACTGTCTAATCTGCTGGCTAACCGCCCCGGATGTGACACCCATCGCTTCGGCGGCTTGCTTTATACTACAATGTCGTCCCGTTTCGACAAAGGCCCGCAGAGCAAGCAGGGGAAGCACAGGATTCATAATATAGATTACCTAAATTCTAAAAGCAGATCATATGGTTTTTGATCGCAATTTATATCGGATAATACGTCTTTATCGACAGACATAAAGATTTAGCATGGCTATCTCCTGAAAGCGAGATGAATTGATGGCAACGGCAATACCTCGACAAGACAGTTCATCTACTTTCAGCGGCTTTCTTTTTTGGACGCGGTGGATTTTTTGCGCTGGCGGATAAAGTCATAGGTTTCCGTGGGCCGCATCTTCTCGCGTCCGCGGGTATGACCACTATCGCTCTTGGTTCCAAGCTCAAGGTGCTGACCGGTTCCGCTCTGGTCTTCATCCGAAGCAATAAACCGTGAAACTCCCAAATTCATCGCATAATTCAAGGAACGGCGGAATGATCCACCTCTATACAGATTCCTCTCCGAACGGATTCAAGGCGACAATTGCTCTTGAAGAACTGGCGCTTCCCTACCGCCTGCATCATGTGCGTATTGACGATGGTGAACATCGCCAGCCCGCCTTTCTCGCTCTCAATCCCCATGGCCGTATTCCAGTCATCACGGATGAGGATACCGGCATCACTTTGTTCGAGTCAGCAGCTATCCTGCTCTATCTGGCCGAAAAGACGGGCAAGCTTCTGCCACAAGACACCAAAGCGCGGTGGGAAGCGATCAAGTGGCTTCAGTTCCACACGTCAAGTATGGGGCCTATCCTCGGACAACGTGTCCATTTCGAGATGTTTGCCAAGGACAAAATCCCGTCCGCCATTGAACGCTATCAAAATCTGACCGAAGACGCCTTCGCGGTGCTCGACGACCGATTGTCGGGAAATACGTGGCTGGCGGGTGAGGACTATTCCATCGCCGACATCGCAACCTTCGGCTGGACACATATCGCGGTGATCTGCGGATTCACTTTCACTCACCATCAAAATTTACTGCGCTGGCACGAACAGGTCGCAGAACGCCCGGCCGTGCAGCGCGGCATATCGCTTCCGGCTCCCGCAACAGGGCCGTGAAGACAACTCGCATAAGGAATTCATTTTCATGACTATCATTACCGATACCGCACCGTCCGTTAGCATTTCGGAGGGAGCGTCATCCGACGCTTTTGCCCTGCATCCCGGCTATAACCGAATGTTCAGAGCCGATCATCTCACGGTCGGTATCTTCTTGCCGCTGCGCTTCTATCACGGCAGCATGTCAGTATTGGAGGGGCAGGCTGAACTTGTCGGCAGCATCGACAGACACGGATTTGCAGCCGTTTGGCTGCGAGATGTTCCGCTGTTCGATCCCGGTTTCGGCGATGCCGGACAGGTCTTCGACCCCTTTACCTATCTTGCTTATCTAGCGGCCAAAACGGAGCGCGTTGCTCTTGCCACGGGAAGCGCGGTCTTTTCGCTGCGCCACCCCATCGACCTTGCCAAGATGGCGACAACCATCGATCAACTTTCTGGTGGCCGCCTTGTTCTTGGAATCGCTTCAGGGGACCGCCCCGTCGAGTTCCCGGCATATGGCGTTGATTTTGATACAAGAGGCCAACGCTTTGCGGAAGCCGTCGCGTGGTTTCGCCGTCTTGTCGCTGAAGGCAGTCCTTCGATCAATGGGAGGCTTGGCGCAATGACCGGTGCCGATTTGCTTCCCAAAGCCGCGACTGGCCGCATCCCGCTCATTGTCACAGGCTCAAGCCGGCAGACGCCAGAATGGGTGGCGACGCATGCTGACGGCTGGCTGACCTATCCGCAACCAACTCATACGCCCGAAGGACCGAAACGCCTCGCAAAGAACATTCGCGCCTGGCGCGAGAAGATAGGGGGCGGTGGATTCCGTCCGCACATGACGAATGAATGGCTTGATCTGGTCGCCGATCCGCACTTCCCTCGCACACCCTTGCAGGGCGGCTTTGTGCTCCGAACGGGACGAAACGGATTGATCGACCTGTTGGGCGAATGGCGAGATGCAGGCGTGAACCATGCGGCTCTTGGCATCCAGTTCTCTGAACGTCCTGCCGCCGAAATCATACAGGAATTGGCCGAGGAGGTTCTACCGCTGTTTCCCTCCCACGAAGGCCCCGCGCCGTTGAGTGCGAAATGGTGAGCCTGACAACCAAGGAAAGGAAATGCAATGACCGTTCTAGCCGACGAGCATGACCTGTCAGCTATCAGCTTGCGCGGCGCTCGATGATCGACGCGGCTGCCCGACACCTCTATGACGGTGTGGCGGTGGCGACCCTTGGGTCACATACAATCTGCAACCATGAGGCCACGCTATGTTAGAACTTCGACCTAATTGCGAGTGCTGCGACCGAGATTTACCGCCATCAAGTGTTGAAGCTCGCATATGCAGCTTTGAATGCACATATTGCGTAACCTGCGCCGGGGCGTTTCCCGGCGGGAATTGCCCCAATTGCGGCGGTAATCTCTTAGCGAGACCAATCCGTCCAGACGTCTTTCTTCTACGACATCCGGCATCAACAGCACGCATTTTCAATGCAAAATGTCGCAAACATTAGGACAATGAGGCGGGAGGGGTGTGAATGCATTTCTTGGGAAAAATCGAGACACCAATCGGGCAAATGACGGCCATCGTCAATAGAAACGGCGCTCTGGTTCGGCTCGATTTCGTAGGTGACACACGAGCAGGCGCTGATTGGCAGCCCCCCGGTGCTTTGGTCCAGAAAGACGATGCCGTTGCACATGTCGCAGCGCAGATTGCAGCTTACTTTCGCCGTGAGCTAAAGATTTTTCGTATCCCCCTCGCACCGGCAGGTAATGTATTCCTACAGGAAGCGTGGTCGCAACTGGCGAAAGTGCCCTATGGTACCACCATCACTTATGGTGATCTCGCCCAACGTCTGGACAAACCGACATCGGCAAGGGCTATAGGGCGGGCCAATGCCATAAACCCGATCTCGATTATCGTACCTTGCCATCGCGTCATCGGCGCTAATGGCAAACTCACCGGCTATAGTGGCGGGCTGGAGAAGAAAGCGGCCTTGCTTCGCTTGGAAAACGTCAATGCAGGATGGGACGGGCATGATCCGGCACGCCTCCTCTAGGGTAAAAAAGGAGGCGCAGGTGGTCGCATACCAATGAGCTTATTGTGGCAAAGGCACTGGACCTCAACCAAACGATCGTCAGCCTGTGGATTTAGGCTTGCGAGGAAAATCTTGGCATCGTTCTTTTTGAGCTCAACAATCGGCGTTGATGCCCTTCAAACAACCTCTGTGTCTTCAGTATCGCTGGCAGGGATCAGCATGGCTTTTCATGGTCAAAGCGGTGTTGGCCGCATGAAAATGAACCCGATATCTTTCAGGACCTGCACGAAAGTGATCCTGAAATCGAGTTCTGCGTAGTTGGCCTCACTTATAGCAATAAAATCCTTATTGGTAGCGGCTCTTATGAGCGGCTTTTCACAAACAGTATAAGTTGTGCAGACATGATTGCAGTCTTCGCCCTGGCGTCTTGTGTTCACCACCGGCAACTTGAAGAAAGGTGCTTTGAGGAGATTGAGAAAACCGCGAAGACCCATCTGCCGAGCTATCTTCCACCCCACACTTGCCGGCTGGCGCCTTGTGGCCTGTACCGAACCCTCTGCGATCAACCCGCCCGCTGCGTCACGGAAGCGGAAGGTCCAGTAATCACCGGAAAAAACCACCTCGCTCTTGGTAAGTCGTGCATTGAGCAGCAGATGTTCGCTATTATACCGAACGACGCGTTGCGTGTTATTCCATAGACCATGACATACCATCATAAGATCAGGGATGAGTTTTAGTGCACGATAAAAGGAAAATGCATCCGCCCGCAGCGGTTGCTCTTTGTGCCGCGTGGCAAACAAAGATATTTGTAGTTCATGATGAGCATCAAGATTTGCTTCGGTGAAATCGCAAATCCATATTGCGGCGAGCGCACGCCCGTCTGTATCCAGCACAGGCTCTAGGTTTTCGGCTGCAAGAAATCTGGCAGCAACCTTTCCGTCAACCGTCCCCCCAAGTGATAAGATCGTGCCGTTGTAAATGTGATATGGAGTCGTTGACTCTTCGCCTGCGACGACAACAGAACCGTCGATTGGGAAGCGTTGAAACAATTGCTGCTTGTGCGTCATTGCATGCCCTTAGGTGGTTTTGGATTTCCATGCATTGTTGGGCTGATGCGCTTGCGCGGTATAGAACCGAAACGACATGAACTATGAGACAAGTTGAATATGCAACGCTGTATCGCCCTGAGCGCTGTCTTTCTAACTGCATATATCTCGCAGTAGAGCGCGATACGCGCAACGTTCAGTTAATCGACGCGGATCGGTTTAACTATTATCCCGCAACGCCTTTCGCTTCCATCTCGTGGATACTGGCTGGCCAATTGCACATGGTCGAAGGTTGCGCAACGGATGTTCCGACCCTCGGCAACCCGCTACCCAAAGTGTTTTTCTCCGGCCCAACGCGACGCCCGTCCATAAGTTGGTCTCCCGGAGCAGTGCACGTGCTAACCATCAGCTTCTATCCTGAAGCATTGACGCGCCTGCTCGAAATCAATCTCGCACAATATGTCGGCGCCGTTCTTCCCTTGGAGAAAATTGCATCGGGGGGCAGATTGGCCCAGCTGTCGTCTATCCAATTTGGCCGGCAGACCAAGCCGTTTGTCCAAATTCAGGATTTGCTAAACGGGCTTTGGGATAATGAACCTGCGCAGCAAGTTTCCGATGTCCGAAGCTGGTTGGCGCGGCTTGCCGCGTGGGCAGGATCAACTTCTGGGAAAAACGGGCAGAGGTCGCTGCAACGTCTTATCAAGTACAGGACAGGCCAGAGCTTGCGCGACCTTCAACTTTATGCCCGCGTTGAGAATGCAATTTCCCGTGGCGCCCAGATGGCGAATGAGGAAGACTGGAACTTCGCAGCCGTCGCGGCTGAAAGCGGGTTTTCCGATCAATCCCATCTTGGCCGGGAAATTCGTAGGGCAACCGGCCTCTCACCGGCAAAACTCAACGAGTTGGTGGAGCATAGTGAGCCATTCTGGATCTACAGATTGCTAAGATAGAAAGGCTATAATCCGTTCTGGTTGGTCATAAGCCGTCAACTCGGTAGATAGGCTTGAGATTATAATGTTTAGACATTTCCTGTTTAAACTGAACCACTGGAAATGCTCTGTCTGTTTGTTTTTACGCGCATCTGGTTCCCAAAACCGGCTCCCACTTTTTGGGATGCGCTCTAGTCGCATCCGAGCGTGAGCGTCGAAAAAGGTTATGTCTCAACAATGAACTTCGGCTCGTAAGAAACGGGAAAGTTGACCGAGCGAGCGACGAAGCAGACCTTGTGAATACGGTGATGGATGGACTCCGCAAGCTGAAGGTCGGTATTGCCCAGGACCGTAACCTTCGGTCGAAGCGTGGCAGATGTAAATCGCCCTGCTCCGCTTTTCTCCACTTCGCCGATGCCAACTGGCTTGTCCACATAGCGCGTCACCACGATTCCATGGTCCGATGCATAATGAAGATACCAGAGCATATGGCAGGCGGAGAGTGCCGAAATCAGAAGATCCTCGGGATTCATTTTCGTTGGATCTCCACCCAGTAAGGGATCATTCGAACAATGAACCACCGGCTTGCCGGGAATGGCTATGTCCCATGTTCGGTCATAGCTCCGATAATTGGCGGTTCCTTCTCCGCGATTGCCTGTCCAGACGACATATGAACTGTAGTTGTGACTCATAAGCTATTCCTTGTGCGGCAAATAATTTCCTGTTAGGTATACGTGTATACGCGTATATGTAAAATGGATGACGTGCAAGATGGCGCTTAGTGATACGTTGCGAAAGGAAATACTCGCCGGCCAGTTGCCGCCCGGAACTATGCTGTCCCAGACCGAGCTCGCTGTTCGGTTCGGTGTCAGTCGCATACCAGTGAGGGACGCATTGCAACAGCTTGCCGCTGAACGACTCGTGATGGTGCTCCCCGGCAAGGGGGCACAAGTCATCGAACTCACGGATGATGAACTGGTAGAAATCTACGACCTTCGAAGGCTTCTGGAATGCGATCTTTTACGACATGCGATTGCGAAGGCCGGTCCGGGGGATCATGCCGAAGCTGAATACGCGCTGCGTAAATCAAATCTCGAAGCCGGACGTCCTGGCTGGGCAGAAGGTGACTGGTTGTTTCATGCAACGCTCTACGCTCCGGCGGGGCGTAAGAAGCAACTCGCGATAGTAGAAGAGCTACGTCGTAGCTGCTTGATGCACGCCATCCAATACGACAAGTTAGCTATAAAAACGCCAGCGTGGATCGACCACCATGAAAATATTTTCCGAGCTTTCGTAGAAGGTCACATTGAAAATGCAGTTCGCTGCCTTGAGCAGCACATAGAAGCTGCACGGTCCTTCTTGCTTGAACTCCGTCACGATAGCGCCCCTGCGAAGCTCGACTGTGCACCGAGATGATCCTTGCTACTATATTTGCGAAGCCATCGCACGACCTTAGCTACACGCAATCGCGGCTATGCCCTTATGCTGGATTAAACAAATGGAAAAAGTAGGATCGAGGCTGCCCGTTATTCGGATCACTGGCCTGCTCAATCTGCGTAAAGCGGCCCTCCCATATACGCAATCTTACACTAGCACTATCCTCGCGCTTCTAATAAGCCCGGGTTGAAAAGGGAAAATTTCTGGGTTCCAAACCTAGAAAATCACCCTTTTTGCCTTTGCCTGACGGACTCGCAATTGTGGTGCTAACCAATCCTTTCAGATTGCCATCATCGCCGGTGTATCCAAGCTCGGCTGACCGGCTTCCAAACCATCTTCTTGACGAGCTAAAGGCAGAATAGTTGATCTATTTCTTGTGGACGTTGCCAGCTATCGCAACCATTGTTTCCATTGCGAGCGGGCGACTTGGAACGCTTCCGGCTTCTATAGTTGGGCTATTGATGGCGCTCATTGTCGCGCTGACCAGCGCGCCGCAGGTTTTTCTGGCTTCTGATGCCGCTATCTCCCTGTTGCGCGGTGTGTGGATTGGCTGGACCGTCGTCCCTTACATTTTAGGTGGGTTGCTTTTCTGGCAAATGGCGATCCGTCCAGGCAACGCGACCATGCCGGTCGAAACAGTTCTGGACGATCCGCGAACAAAGCGCCGCCTTCTGTTTACGGCCTGCTTTCTGATTGGCCCTTTTGCGGAGTCCGCAACCGGGTTCGGCGTCGGCATAATAGGAACCATGATGCTGGTTCGGCGGCTAGATGTGGCACCTATCTACCTTTTGTGTTTCAGCCTGCTCAGTCAGACCATGATTCTGTGGGGTGGCATGGGGAGCGGTGTCATCATCGCTTCCGCTTTTGGCCGCACAGATCCGAATACACTTGCGCTCAACACAAGCGTGTTTCTTGTCGCTTTCCATGTCTTTTGGCTACCGCTTTACTGGTTCATGGCCAATGCAGCGGGTGTGACCGCAGATTGGCGAGAGCGGGCGAACGAGGCGGCATGGCTCGGCGCCAGCCTTGCCGCTGTCATTGGCGCAACCGCGTTGCTGGGGCCTGAAACCGCCATGCTCGCGGCCTACGGGCCGATTATCGTGCTACGCTATATAGTTGACGAGCGCCCAGATGGCACGGCGCTGGTGCTGGCACTAAATCGCATGGCGCCCTTTGTCTTTTTGATCGGATGGCTCGTGGTGACGAGGATAGTTACGCCGATGGCACAGTTTCTGTCGGAAACGGCACGCCTACAGCCATTCTCGGGGGTGCCTGCGTGGTCGCCACTGTTCCATGCCGGAACCTGGCTTATCGTTGGCGCAATCCTGACCGGGTTTCTGCGCGGCCATAGGGCTGCGTTCGGTTCAGAGATCAAAGCAGCGTGGAAAACCGGCAGGCTTGCGGTTCTCACTGTCATCACTTTTTCCATGATGGCGGAACTGCTATCCGGCTCTGGTGTCGCCGCGGGACTGGCTAATGGATTGTTCGACGCATTCGGAACCTGGGCAGTGGTCCTGACACCGCAGATTTCAGCCGTTTTTGGGGCGCTTGCCAACAGCAGCAATGCCGCCAATGGCCTGTTCATGTCTTCGCAAGTCAGCCTGGCAACTGATGCCGGACTCAATATTGCTGCCGTCATTGCACTCCAGCAGGCTGCTGCGCTGTCGCTCAATATGATTTCGCCGGTGCGAATGTCGATTGTCTGCAGCCTCGCCGGAACGCCTGGGCGGGAACGCGATGCCTATCGCATAATGCTGCCTTTTGCTGCTTCAACGGTTTTTGTCGTTCTTATCGGCTCGCTATTGATCGCAATGGGGATCATTTGAAACGCGCGCTAAACGCTTCGTCTTCCCGATGTGATGCATTCAGCCGCATCGAGAAGCGCTTCGCATTCTTCTTTCGTACCAACCGTTATCCTCAGCCAGCCTGCGGTTCGCGGCTGACGAAAATGGCGCACCAGAATGCCCTGTGAGCGCAAGCTGGCAAATAATTCCTCTGCTGCGATTTCTCTGTGCGAGACAAACAGGAAGTTTGTTGCCGAAGGCAGAACCTCAAATCCTAGTGCAGACATAGCGGCTGTCGTTCTGTCTCTCTCGCCGATGATGCGCTTCCGCGTAACATCGAACCACTCGCGGTCTCGCCAGGCTTCGATTGCACCGGCTAGCGCCAGACGGTCGAGAGGGTAGGAATTAAAGCTGTCCTTTACCCGGCGAAGCGCCTCGATCAAATGCGGCTGCCCCACGGCAAATCCGACGCGCAGCCCAGCCAAACTCCGCGATTTGGAGAAGGTCTGGGTGACCAGAAGATTGTCGTAGCGCGGGGTCAACCGGACTGCACTCTCCGCTCCGAAATCGACATAGGCTTCGTCAAGCACCACCACAACGTCCGGATTTTGGCGCAATATCCGTTCGACATTATCCAAATCCATGGCGATGCCGGTTGGCGCATTGGGATTGGCAATCACGATGCCCCCGCAAGGTCCGTTGTAGTCATCGGGGACAAGTTTATAGGCGTGGTCGAGCGGTATTTGCCTGAAAGGCAGTGCATAGAGATTGCAGTAGGTCAGATAGAAGCTGTAGGTCACATCGGGAAACAGCACAGGCCCCTTGCCGCGAAAGAAAGCGTTGAAGGCATGCGCCAACACCTCGTCCGAGCCGTTACCAATGAAAAGACTATCAGACGGCAAGCCGAGGGTGGTGGCGATGGCATCGCAGAGGTCCTCGGCTTTAGGGTCCGGGTAAAGTCGCAAATCATCGTCCGTCGCAGCCCGGAT
This genomic interval carries:
- the hisC gene encoding histidinol-phosphate transaminase, which translates into the protein MSRFWSPFVETLLPYVPGEQPKGRKYIKLNTNENPYGPSPRALAAIRAATDDDLRLYPDPKAEDLCDAIATTLGLPSDSLFIGNGSDEVLAHAFNAFFRGKGPVLFPDVTYSFYLTYCNLYALPFRQIPLDHAYKLVPDDYNGPCGGIVIANPNAPTGIAMDLDNVERILRQNPDVVVVLDEAYVDFGAESAVRLTPRYDNLLVTQTFSKSRSLAGLRVGFAVGQPHLIEALRRVKDSFNSYPLDRLALAGAIEAWRDREWFDVTRKRIIGERDRTTAAMSALGFEVLPSATNFLFVSHREIAAEELFASLRSQGILVRHFRQPRTAGWLRITVGTKEECEALLDAAECITSGRRSV
- a CDS encoding L-lactate permease, whose product is MIYFLWTLPAIATIVSIASGRLGTLPASIVGLLMALIVALTSAPQVFLASDAAISLLRGVWIGWTVVPYILGGLLFWQMAIRPGNATMPVETVLDDPRTKRRLLFTACFLIGPFAESATGFGVGIIGTMMLVRRLDVAPIYLLCFSLLSQTMILWGGMGSGVIIASAFGRTDPNTLALNTSVFLVAFHVFWLPLYWFMANAAGVTADWRERANEAAWLGASLAAVIGATALLGPETAMLAAYGPIIVLRYIVDERPDGTALVLALNRMAPFVFLIGWLVVTRIVTPMAQFLSETARLQPFSGVPAWSPLFHAGTWLIVGAILTGFLRGHRAAFGSEIKAAWKTGRLAVLTVITFSMMAELLSGSGVAAGLANGLFDAFGTWAVVLTPQISAVFGALANSSNAANGLFMSSQVSLATDAGLNIAAVIALQQAAALSLNMISPVRMSIVCSLAGTPGRERDAYRIMLPFAASTVFVVLIGSLLIAMGII
- a CDS encoding helix-turn-helix domain-containing protein, which produces MRQVEYATLYRPERCLSNCIYLAVERDTRNVQLIDADRFNYYPATPFASISWILAGQLHMVEGCATDVPTLGNPLPKVFFSGPTRRPSISWSPGAVHVLTISFYPEALTRLLEINLAQYVGAVLPLEKIASGGRLAQLSSIQFGRQTKPFVQIQDLLNGLWDNEPAQQVSDVRSWLARLAAWAGSTSGKNGQRSLQRLIKYRTGQSLRDLQLYARVENAISRGAQMANEEDWNFAAVAAESGFSDQSHLGREIRRATGLSPAKLNELVEHSEPFWIYRLLR
- a CDS encoding GntR family transcriptional regulator, producing the protein MALSDTLRKEILAGQLPPGTMLSQTELAVRFGVSRIPVRDALQQLAAERLVMVLPGKGAQVIELTDDELVEIYDLRRLLECDLLRHAIAKAGPGDHAEAEYALRKSNLEAGRPGWAEGDWLFHATLYAPAGRKKQLAIVEELRRSCLMHAIQYDKLAIKTPAWIDHHENIFRAFVEGHIENAVRCLEQHIEAARSFLLELRHDSAPAKLDCAPR
- a CDS encoding methylated-DNA--[protein]-cysteine S-methyltransferase, which produces MHFLGKIETPIGQMTAIVNRNGALVRLDFVGDTRAGADWQPPGALVQKDDAVAHVAAQIAAYFRRELKIFRIPLAPAGNVFLQEAWSQLAKVPYGTTITYGDLAQRLDKPTSARAIGRANAINPISIIVPCHRVIGANGKLTGYSGGLEKKAALLRLENVNAGWDGHDPARLL
- a CDS encoding DUF1272 domain-containing protein, producing the protein MLELRPNCECCDRDLPPSSVEARICSFECTYCVTCAGAFPGGNCPNCGGNLLARPIRPDVFLLRHPASTARIFNAKCRKH
- the gcvA gene encoding transcriptional regulator GcvA, coding for MNPVLPLLALRAFVETGRHCSIKQAAEAMGVTSGAVSQQIRQLEDRLGVTLFTRTRYGVRLTEAGAKVHPGLLVAFDQIAKSLETLEAINTRPTLTISTVPSFAASWLVPRLGRFTARQPDIEVRVEATSKLVDLGRDRVDIAIRHGLGHYPGLVSEHLMAPVFLPVASPKLLGTRPPIKEPVDCLGWPLLQDSDRADWHLWFKAVGVADDPRAERGPSFEDDYMLVRAAIAGQGLALVRDVYAAEEIASGRLALALDRPWPAEFAYYAVTLPDAARRQPVRDFIHWLKEETAPDSGVAR
- a CDS encoding LLM class oxidoreductase codes for the protein MTIITDTAPSVSISEGASSDAFALHPGYNRMFRADHLTVGIFLPLRFYHGSMSVLEGQAELVGSIDRHGFAAVWLRDVPLFDPGFGDAGQVFDPFTYLAYLAAKTERVALATGSAVFSLRHPIDLAKMATTIDQLSGGRLVLGIASGDRPVEFPAYGVDFDTRGQRFAEAVAWFRRLVAEGSPSINGRLGAMTGADLLPKAATGRIPLIVTGSSRQTPEWVATHADGWLTYPQPTHTPEGPKRLAKNIRAWREKIGGGGFRPHMTNEWLDLVADPHFPRTPLQGGFVLRTGRNGLIDLLGEWRDAGVNHAALGIQFSERPAAEIIQELAEEVLPLFPSHEGPAPLSAKW
- a CDS encoding glutathione S-transferase family protein, translated to MIHLYTDSSPNGFKATIALEELALPYRLHHVRIDDGEHRQPAFLALNPHGRIPVITDEDTGITLFESAAILLYLAEKTGKLLPQDTKARWEAIKWLQFHTSSMGPILGQRVHFEMFAKDKIPSAIERYQNLTEDAFAVLDDRLSGNTWLAGEDYSIADIATFGWTHIAVICGFTFTHHQNLLRWHEQVAERPAVQRGISLPAPATGP
- a CDS encoding OsmC family protein, yielding MSHNYSSYVVWTGNRGEGTANYRSYDRTWDIAIPGKPVVHCSNDPLLGGDPTKMNPEDLLISALSACHMLWYLHYASDHGIVVTRYVDKPVGIGEVEKSGAGRFTSATLRPKVTVLGNTDLQLAESIHHRIHKVCFVARSVNFPVSYEPKFIVET